A genomic stretch from Aedes albopictus strain Foshan chromosome 2, AalbF5, whole genome shotgun sequence includes:
- the LOC109399450 gene encoding cuticle protein 8-like — protein sequence MLNTATVLLVLIVGGHLTHSQNQNVDQSEEWDLARKSKGDIQQQEPQEKISESSVQPNYEFAYGVYDPITGDHKDQWEKRVGDHVQGVYKLDQPNGRKRIVEYEGDSKRGVEQTVKEVDGAGKVGRREQLNGIGHSYNTLKKIDATIK from the exons ATGTTAAAT ACCGCAACAGTATTACTAGTTCTGATAGTAGGTGGCCACTTGACTCATTCCCAAAATCAAAATGTCGACCAGAGTGAGGAGTGGGATCTTGCTCGGAAGAGCAAAGGCGACATTCAACAACAAGAGCCCCAGGAGAAAATCAGCGAGAGTAGTGTGCAACCTAATTACGAGTTTGCGTATGGAGTctatgatccgataacgggtgaCCATAAGGATCAGTGGGAGAAACGTGTCGGGGACCACGTACAAGGCGTTTATAAATTAGATCAACCGAATGGCAGAAAGCGGATTGTGGAATATGAAGGCGATAGCAAGCGGGGAGTTGAGCAGACTGTGAAGGAAGTGGACGGAGCCGGAAAAGTCGGTAGAAGAGAGCAGTTGAACGGAATTGGTCACAGTTATAACACTCTGAAGAAAATAGATGCAACTATAAAATAA